A window of Tautonia plasticadhaerens contains these coding sequences:
- a CDS encoding alpha/beta hydrolase family protein, with amino-acid sequence MEPNMLGAYGPWAASLLGEGPARLSFRNPDFAPAGLEPWRLGTRRRVAELMMEPDAGGVPRAEIQHRFEYDGLDVEHLHWELPYGPPTEAVVLKPAGATGRLPAVLALHDHGGNKYFGWKKVAQIGDELHPIMRAHRDEYYGGLSWANELARRGFVVLVHDAFAFASRRIRLADVPERIRDGLEEVRPESEEEIRAYNRFAGQHESIMAKSLFCAGTTWPGVFLAEDRRALAYLASREDVDPDRIGCGGLSGGGLRTVYLAGTDDRIACACCVGMMSTWRDYALDKSFTHTWMIYIPGLPPDLDYPEILGLRVPRPTLVQYDEEDSLFTLPEMKRADTMLAEVFDKAGSGDRYRGTFYPGPHKFDRPMQDEAFGWFDRWIGG; translated from the coding sequence GTGGAACCGAACATGCTCGGGGCCTACGGCCCCTGGGCCGCCTCGCTGTTGGGCGAGGGCCCGGCCCGACTCTCGTTCCGCAACCCGGACTTCGCGCCGGCGGGGCTCGAACCCTGGCGGCTCGGGACCCGGCGTCGCGTCGCCGAGCTGATGATGGAGCCCGACGCCGGGGGCGTCCCCCGGGCCGAGATCCAGCATCGGTTCGAATACGACGGGCTGGACGTGGAGCACCTGCACTGGGAGCTCCCCTACGGCCCGCCGACGGAGGCCGTCGTCCTGAAGCCGGCGGGGGCGACCGGCCGGCTCCCGGCCGTGCTGGCGCTGCACGACCACGGGGGGAACAAGTATTTCGGCTGGAAGAAGGTGGCGCAGATCGGCGACGAGCTGCACCCGATCATGCGGGCGCACCGGGACGAGTATTACGGCGGCCTGAGCTGGGCGAACGAGCTGGCCCGCCGGGGCTTCGTCGTCCTGGTGCACGACGCCTTCGCCTTCGCCAGCCGTCGGATCCGCCTGGCCGACGTGCCGGAGCGGATCCGGGACGGGCTGGAGGAGGTCCGGCCGGAGTCGGAGGAGGAAATCCGCGCCTACAACCGGTTCGCGGGCCAGCACGAATCCATCATGGCCAAGAGCCTCTTCTGCGCGGGCACGACCTGGCCGGGCGTCTTCCTGGCCGAGGACCGCCGGGCGCTGGCCTACCTCGCCTCTCGGGAGGACGTGGACCCCGACCGGATCGGCTGCGGCGGGCTCTCGGGAGGCGGGCTGAGGACGGTCTACCTGGCCGGGACCGACGACCGGATCGCCTGCGCCTGCTGCGTGGGGATGATGAGCACCTGGCGCGACTACGCGCTGGACAAGTCGTTCACGCACACCTGGATGATCTACATCCCCGGGCTGCCCCCGGACCTGGACTACCCGGAGATCCTGGGCCTGCGGGTCCCCCGGCCGACCCTGGTGCAGTACGACGAGGAGGACTCCCTCTTCACGCTCCCGGAGATGAAGCGGGCCGACACGATGCTCGCCGAGGTCTTCGACAAGGCGGGGTCCGGCGACCGGTACCGGGGCACCTTCTACCCCGGCCCCCACAAGTTCGACCGGCCGATGCAGGACGAGGCGTTCGGGTGGTTCGACCGCTGGATCGGCGGGTGA